Below is a window of Vibrio gazogenes DNA.
TGACTGTAAATAGAGTGTTTTATAAATATTTATCAAAAAAATGGTTGGCGAGTGACTCATAGTTAAGACGATATTCCATATCAGCAAATGTCGTGTATTTTTTAATTTTGTTAAATTGTGCTACACGTTAGGATGCGTAACCCAGTAGTAATGTAAAGCGCAGTGCATAAATAGTAATAATTTAGGGTGTTAAGATGAAAAAGATTGGATTAGTTGGAGGCCTTAGCTGGATATCAACTGCTGAGTATTATCGGTTAATCAATCAAATAGTGAGAGCAACATTAGGAGGATATCATTCAGCTCATATTTTAACCGAAAGCCTTGACGAAAGTAAGTTTTTAGAGGCCGCAGAATCAGACCTATCGCAACAATCGTGTGAGAAAATGATTGTCGATGCCGTTGATATTTTGCTTAGTGGCGGGGCGGAAGTAATAGCATTGTGTGCAAATGGGGTACATAGATTTGAACCAGCCATCAGACAGAAGTGTAATGTATCACTAGTTCATATAGCAGAGGCAACTGCTTCAGCAGTTAGTAAAGCTAATATTAAAAATGTTGGGTTACTTGGTGTTATGAAAACAATGGAAGGTGACTTCTACCCACAAAAACTAAATGAAAAAAATATTGAGGTTTATATTCCAGATTACATTGATAGAGAAACAGTCCATAATAGGATAATTGATGAACTTGTTTTAGGGGAATTTACTGTCGATACTCAAAATTGCTTTATAGATATTTGCAATAGGCTGCATTCGAATGGAGCCGAGGGGATAATCTTTGGGTGTACTGAAATTCCTTTATTGATGAAGGGAGCTGATCAATTACCATTCCCAGTATTTTCTACAACAGAAATACACTGTAGGGCAATTGTAGAAGCAGCAATACAATGAATATATTACAATTGCACCCATGAAAATATATTATAATTTGTCACAAGCTGGAGTGCTGAAGAGACTGTTCATTATCCTGCCTGACTTTCTGCATGAGTAGTTTCTGTAATTATCGCGACGGCGCAGTCGGTCCGGTCCTCGTCCTGACTGTTGTGATGGACCGGAAAAGACAAAGGCCCGTAGATTTCTCTACGAGCTTTCTGGAATTTGTCCCATCGCAGACTTGAATTGGGGACCAATCGATTATGAGCCGCTCGGTATGGTTTTTTGCTCCGCCTTTCGGCAAATTCGTTTTACCATGCCTTTAAAAATAAATAAGTGCGCCGGCATCATCATGAACCAATAGAGCAGGCCATAAAATCCTTGTGGATGCCACCACGCGCGGATGTCTAAGGTGCGGTGGGTGCCGTCATCCGTGATGGAGCATTCCAACCGGCCCAGTCCCGGTGCTTTCATGCCAAATAGCAGGGAGAGAAACTTGCCCGGCTCGCAGCGAATCACTTTCCATGAATCGATATAATCACCGACCTTGAGATGGTCGCCTTGCGGGGCTCTTCTGACGGGTTTGCCGCCGCCGAAAAAGAAGTCTAACCATTCCCGTGTGCGCCATAAGCTGTTGGCGAAAAAATACCCCTCGGGTCGTTGACCAATCCGCTCAATCACCGCCCAGAGTTGTTCGGTTGTCGCGGTGGTCTGAAACGTTGCGCCAGCCTGTTTGGGATAATAGCCATAACCGGGTTGCCAGCGATTGAGTGCGTGTGGGTCGAATCCCCAGACCTGGCTCCGGACAAACCGTCCTTCGTGGGCAATGGTCTGTTGTACTGCGTCACTGTAGTTGAGTAACTTTTGTGGGTAAAGCTGGGTGATTGCACGATTATCAGCCACATAGTCATGAGTCAGGCCTGCCAGCAACGCTTTGCCGATACTACTCGGCACTGAGGTAATCATCCCGAGCCAGTAGGAAGCAATTTTGGGTGTCAGTAAGCGTGTTGACCAGAGACGGAAAGGCTGGTTGGCCATCTGACAAATCGTTTTGAATTGCTCGCGGTAACTGAGTTCCTCGGGGCCGCCGAGCTCAAATAACTGATGTCCGGCCGGGGAGGATTCGGCAAAGCGCAGTAAATAATAATTGAGATTTTCCAGTGCGATAGGGTTGGCTTTTGAATCAACCCATTTGGGCGTGATCAGGATCGGTAAGTTGTAGACAAAATCACGCATAATTTCAAAAGCTGCGGAGCCCGGACCAATCACCACGCCTGCCCGAAGTTCGGTAATCGGGATTGAAAGCTGGCGCAGACATTCTCCGGTCATTTTTCTGGCTTTGAGGTGTTCTGAGTGTCCGGAATCCGGCTGAATGGCACTGAGATAAATAATGTGCTGAATGTGACTATGTTCTGCCGCCTGTCGAAAATTTTCTGCCAACTGTAACTCGTAGTCAAAAAAGTCACCGCCGTAAGCCATGCCATGCACAAGGAAGTAGACCAGTTCAAAATGAGGAATCAATGCTTGTGTCGCAGCGGCATCGGCTAAGTCAAGATACGTGAGCTCAAGGTTAGGATGAGGCTCCAGACGTGCTTTTAATGACTCAACATGACGCGTTGCGGCTGTGACGGTGTAACCTTGTGCCAACAGTTGGGGGACAAGTTGTGAACCGATGTAACCGGATGCGCCGAGGACGAGTACATTTTTCATAAATAATCCATAAGTCGTGGGGGCCGATACGGTGATTCATTCTACTGATATGAATAGCAATTAGCATACGGAATACCTTTCAGGGTATCACTGGCCCGTGTTATACTCACTCGGTTTTTCAGTCTTTCAGTACCCATATTTTCAGTACCTATATTTTCCTGAGTCATGACTGGCTCAGAGTTATCGTCCTGTCACCGGAGTCATAAGCTTTTGTCTAAGATTATCATGATTTTTTCCTCGATCAGGGGCAGTTT
It encodes the following:
- a CDS encoding aspartate/glutamate racemase family protein; amino-acid sequence: MKKIGLVGGLSWISTAEYYRLINQIVRATLGGYHSAHILTESLDESKFLEAAESDLSQQSCEKMIVDAVDILLSGGAEVIALCANGVHRFEPAIRQKCNVSLVHIAEATASAVSKANIKNVGLLGVMKTMEGDFYPQKLNEKNIEVYIPDYIDRETVHNRIIDELVLGEFTVDTQNCFIDICNRLHSNGAEGIIFGCTEIPLLMKGADQLPFPVFSTTEIHCRAIVEAAIQ
- a CDS encoding DUF2867 domain-containing protein is translated as MKNVLVLGASGYIGSQLVPQLLAQGYTVTAATRHVESLKARLEPHPNLELTYLDLADAAATQALIPHFELVYFLVHGMAYGGDFFDYELQLAENFRQAAEHSHIQHIIYLSAIQPDSGHSEHLKARKMTGECLRQLSIPITELRAGVVIGPGSAAFEIMRDFVYNLPILITPKWVDSKANPIALENLNYYLLRFAESSPAGHQLFELGGPEELSYREQFKTICQMANQPFRLWSTRLLTPKIASYWLGMITSVPSSIGKALLAGLTHDYVADNRAITQLYPQKLLNYSDAVQQTIAHEGRFVRSQVWGFDPHALNRWQPGYGYYPKQAGATFQTTATTEQLWAVIERIGQRPEGYFFANSLWRTREWLDFFFGGGKPVRRAPQGDHLKVGDYIDSWKVIRCEPGKFLSLLFGMKAPGLGRLECSITDDGTHRTLDIRAWWHPQGFYGLLYWFMMMPAHLFIFKGMVKRICRKAEQKTIPSGS